A region from the Acipenser ruthenus chromosome 13, fAciRut3.2 maternal haplotype, whole genome shotgun sequence genome encodes:
- the LOC117418561 gene encoding rhotekin-2-like isoform X1 — translation MAKKQHPRDFQNFKRNERSRATVSGCSSLGMEIKRKKIRESTYFLEQEDCNIQEKIDFEIRMRDGAHKLLAASTQRDQVLNASKNLMTCNTRIMAYMTELQKKKEEQIMNRMARRSSDVGAKERTACKGKVALSGLRIPLMWKDSDHFSNKGRSRRVAVFCLMKLGSEVFDTEMVVVDKAVTDICFGNLTVFNEAGPGFELQLQVYSCCLEEEPSIGSTPKKLAKKLGTSLGKSTGKRVCQLLDGNDPESFLQSNPLAVGAKYNLLAYTTLTLPLADGSFQSQTLTITENEDSSFWLPLYGNICCRLVAQPVCMTQDSMSGFLNQQQAIGGVPSCSRLYCVLRGGSMFCYYTDTPEEIEAKVQPAIAIPVNKETRIRAVDKNPQKRTNSFTVINRVDGEAMTNVFTADCREELQKWMEAFWQHFYDLSQWKHCCKELMKIEIMSPKRPSLFLTKQATSVYHDISIDSPIKPEGLTDIIHNKIEETGGRFLVGQEDTPLGPHWGALFEGTHNMVVQKNVVSPSQSCENLSPNNYATKKRQAPPPPPDRLPYKPGGSGNNQADKENSRNNPMAPMRASSLESKFSSIIQQLQRPTIPPRKNLTCNKASSSEDQMPEPLHRPVPAPRQRLKSFKDKLNPKRWGHTQD, via the exons GACTGCAATATCCAGGAGAAAATCGACTTTGAGATCCGGATGCGGGACGGAGCCCACAAGCTCCTTGCAGCCAGCACCCAGAGAGATCAGGTTTTAAACGCTTCTAAAAACCTGATGACCTGTAACACGCGCATTATGGCTTACATGACGGAGCTACAGAAAAAGAAGGAGGAACAGATCATGAACAGAATGGCAAGAAG GTCTTCTGATGTAGGGGCAAAGGAACGTACAGCATGCAAGGGGAAAGTTGCATTATCAG GCCTTCGGATACCGTTAATGTGGAAGGATTCTGACCACTTCAGCAACAAAGGAA GGTCCCGACGCGTGGCTGTATTTTGCCTGATGAAACTCGGCTCTGAGGTTTTTGACACAGAAATGGTGGTTGTGGATAAAGCTGTCACAGACATATGTTTTGGCAATTTAACTGTGTT CAATGAGGCAGGACCAGGTTTTGAGTTACAACTTCAAGTGTACAGCTGCTGTTTGGAGGAGGAGCCCTCCATAGGCAGCACTCCTAAGAAGCTGGCAAAAAAACTGGGTACTTCATTGGGCAAGTCCACAGGAAAGAGAGTGTGTCAACTGCTGGATGGAAATGACCCTGAGTCCTTCCTCCAGTCCAATCCATTAGCAGT CGGAGCCAAATACAACTTACTTGCCTATACAACACTAACTCTTCCTCTTGCTGACGGCAGCTTCCAGTCACAGACCCTGACTATTACAGAGAATG AGGACTCTTCCTTCTGGCTGCCTCTGTATGGAAACATATGCTGTCGTTTGGTGGCTCAGCCGGTGTGCATGACCCAAGATAGCATGAGTGGCTTCTTGAATCAGCAG CAAGCTATTGGAGGCGTTCCCAGCTGCAGCAGGCTGTACTGTGTCCTGAGAGGGGGAAGCATGTTCTGCTATTACACTGACACTCCAGAGGAAATTGAGGCTAAAGTACAACCTGCCATTGCCATTCCTGTTAACAAG GAAACAAGGATCCGAGCTGTGGATAAGAACCCACAGAAAAGGACCAACAGTTTCACTGTCATTAATCGTGTAGATGGGGAGGCAATGACCAATGTGTTCACTGCAGACTGCAGAGAGGAGCTTCAGAAATGGATGGAGGCATTTTGGCAGCATTTTTATGATCTGA GCCAATGGAAGCACTGCTGCAAAGAGCTAATGAAGATTGAGATAATGTCCCCAAAGAGGCCTTCTTTGTTCCTTACAAAGCAAGCCACCTCAGTCTACCATGATATAA gcaTTGATTCCCCAATAAAGCCTGAAGGCCTAACGGACATCATTCATAATAAAATAGAGGAGACAGGTGGGAGGTTTCTCGTCGGGCAAGAGGACACTCCTTTGGGTCCTCATTGGGGTGCCCTTTTTGAAGGCACCCATAACATGGTTGTTCAGAAAAACGTGGTGTCTCCTAGTCAAAGCTGTGAAAACCTCAGTCCTAACAACTACGCAACCAAGAAAAGACAAGCTCCACCACCTCCCCCTGACAGGCTGCCTTACAAACCAGGAGGAAGTGGCAATAATCAGGCAGATAAAGAAAATTCCAGGAATAACCCAATGGCTCCAATGAGGGCATCTTCCCTCGAAAGCAAGTTCTCTTCGATAATACAGCAGCTGCAGAGGCCCACGATCCCTCCCCGCAAGAACCTGACTTGTAACAAAGCCAGTTCAAGTGAAGACCAGATGCCAGAGCCCTTACACAGACCTGTACCTGCACCACGACAGAGACTCAAATCCTTCAAGGACAAATTGAATCCCAAAAGATGGGGACACACTCAAGATTAA